The proteins below are encoded in one region of Carettochelys insculpta isolate YL-2023 chromosome 14, ASM3395843v1, whole genome shotgun sequence:
- the SLC7A9 gene encoding B(0,+)-type amino acid transporter 1: protein MGEENLRKRKGETNRERDEQSIQNKESKTINLQKEVGLLSGSCMIVGTIIGSGIFISPKSVLANVGAVGPCLIIWAACGVLSTLGALCFAELGTMITKSGGEYSYLMEAFGPIPAYMFSWTSLLVMKPSSYAIICLSFAEYASAPFYPGCDPPIVVIKCLATAAIVIITTVNAVSVKLGSYVQNFFTAAKMIIVIIIIVSGIVLLVQGNLKNFKNSFNNAQISAGSISLAFYNGLWAYDGWNQLNYITEELKNPHRNLPLSIIIGIPLVSVCYILINISYFTIMTPTELLQSQAVAMTFGDRVLYPVSWIVPLFVVFSTIGAANGTCFTSSRLVYVAGREGHMLKVMSYISVKRYTPAPALIFLGTITIIYIIPGDINTLINYFSFAVWIFYGLTVFALIVMRFTRKELQRPIKLPIVIPIIVTITSIVLVLAPIISEPEWPYLYCVLFMVGGFIFYVLFIHFKLNWGQKISKPITMHLQMLLEVVEPEDVSE from the exons GTGGGCCTGCTCAGCGGGAGCTGTATGATTGTTGGAACAATTATTGGCTCGGGCATCTTTATTTCTCCAAAGTCAGTACTTGCCAATGTTGGAGCTGTGGGACCTTGTTTAATCATTTGGGCAGCCTGTGGAGTTCTTTCTACATTGG GTGCACTATGTTTTGCTGAGCTTGGCACAATGATCACAAAATCAGGGGGAGAATACTCTTACCTTATGGAAGCATTTGGTCCTATTCCAGCATATATGTTTTCCTGGACTAGTTTACTGGTCATGAAACCCAGTTCATATGCTATCATTTGTCTCAGCTTTGCAGAATATGCTTCAGCTCCTTTTTATCCAGGCTGTGATCCACCCATTGTAGTCATTAAATGTCTTGCAACAGCTGCCATTG TGATTATTACCACAGTAAATGCAGTGAGTGTGAAGTTGGGGAGCTATGTTCAGAATTTTTTCACTGCTGCTAAAATGATCATTGTCATAATCATTATTGTAAGTGGAATTGTTCTCCTTGTACAAGGTAATTTAA aaaattttaaaaattctttcaaTAATGCTCAGATATCTGCTGGTTCTATCAGTCTGGCATTTTACAATGGACTCTGGGCTTATGATGGATG gaatCAACTCAATTACATTACAGAAGAACTTAAAAATCCACATAG aaATCTACCACTTTCTATAATCATTGGAATCCCATTGGTTTCAGTTTGCTATATTCTGATTAACATTTCCTATTTCACAATAATGACCCCAACAGAACTTCTTCAGTCCCAGGCAGTCGCCATG ACATTTGGTGATCGAGTCCTTTATCCAGTTTCTTGGATAGTTCCTCTCTTTGTGGTCTTTTCTACAATTGGAGCAGCCAATGGGACCTGTTTTACATCTAGCAG actTGTTTACGTAGCAGGTCGTGAAGGGCACATGCTAAAGGTGATGTCTTACATTAGTGTTAAACGTTACACCCCAGCACCTGCTCTCATATTTCTT GGTACCATTACTATCATTTATATCATTCCTGGAGACATTAATACGCTCATAAACTACTTTAGTTTTGCTGTCTGGATATTTTATGGCTTGACTGTATTTGCGCTGATAGTTATGAGATTTACAAGAAAAGAGCTCCAAAGACCAATAAAG CTACCTATTGTCATTCCCATCATAGTGACAATAACATCCATTGTACTAGTTTTGGCTCCAATCATCAGTGAACCTGAATGGCCATATCTCTACTGTGTTTTATTTATGGTTGGAGGATTTATATTTTACGttcttttcattcattttaaattaaactggGGTCAAAAAATATCAA AGCCTATCACCATGCACCTTCAGATGCTTCTAGAAGTTGTTGAACCAGAGGATGTTTCTGAATAA